The region CAGAAGAATTGAAAAGAAATGGAACGCCCCACTGCAGAACTGGGGTTTGGTAGTTCAACAATTAGCTATTAAATTTGAAGGTCGGCTAGAGTTGGACTTAGCCACCAATGAAACGAAAAACTAAAATTTTCTTCTCCCGGGGGTACCCCCGGGAGAAGAAGCAGACAGAGTTGAGCTAACACTCCCGCCTTTCAAATGAAATGGGTTTCAAGAGGTAGTCTACCGCTTGCAAATCGAATCCGTCTATGGCATATTCACGATATGCTGTAGTGAAGATAATTTTAATATCATTATTGATTGAACGTGCAAAGGACAAACCTGAAATTTCAGGCATATTGATGTCCAAAAATATTAGGTCTACTTTATGCTCATTGATCAAACTAAATGCTTCACCAGCACTTCCGCAGGTACCGATTATCTTTACACTATTTATTTTAGATAAATGAGCCTCTATAACTTCTCTTGCTACGGGTTCATCGTCAACTATAATACAGGATATTTT is a window of Salegentibacter salegens DNA encoding:
- a CDS encoding LytR/AlgR family response regulator transcription factor translates to MSKKISCIIVDDEPVAREVIEAHLSKINSVKIIGTCGSAGEAFSLINEHKVDLIFLDINMPEISGLSFARSINNDIKIIFTTAYREYAIDGFDLQAVDYLLKPISFERREC